A single Mercenaria mercenaria strain notata chromosome 9, MADL_Memer_1, whole genome shotgun sequence DNA region contains:
- the LOC123546289 gene encoding carbohydrate sulfotransferase 8-like produces MGVFLQKVFFNDKNNSSKTFMKKLKGLQNISGVFAFMFVREPYSRLFSAYENKLFHPNKFWRGLGTDIIREVRHNASKLSKHLGHDVTFTELIEYVVKLAEQGRQLNEHLAAMHTMCNPCRQHFDFVGKLETMTEDLVYLVHKWKTRGILSNDMIFTEDVEAEIKYERSLGRIRHMFLTYENNLHLISKYKLFQRTWSSYQIRGMILNDYKMPFDEFNISHVDMKLYTQAVESAMDNSKSYENELKTQRKEALLQAYRTIPAEQMDKLRQFVKTDCVIYGYDDRPELLFKRSVSEELRSHDYFKWL; encoded by the coding sequence ATGGGTGTATTTCTACAGAAAGTTTTCTTCAATGATAAGAATAACAGTTctaaaacatttatgaaaaaattaaaagggtTGCAAAATATTTCAGGCGTTTTTGCATTTATGTTTGTTAGAGAACCTTACAGCAGGCTGTTCTCTGCTTACGAGAATAAACTTTTTCACCcaaacaaattttggagaggttTAGGGACAGATATCATACGAGAGGTTCGTCATAACGCATCCAAGTTGAGTAAACATTTAGGACATGATGTAACATTCACTGAATTAATTGAATATGTGGTAAAATTAGCTGAGCAAGGGAGACAACTCAACGAGCATCTAGCTGCCATGCACACCATGTGTAATCCCTGCAGACAACATTTTGATTTCGTAGGGAAACTAGAAACCATGACAGAAGACCTGGTCTACTTGGTACACAAATGGAAAACAAGAGGTATACTTTCAAATGATATGATCTTTACAGAAGACGTTGAAGCTGAGATAAAATACGAGCGATCTCTCGGCAGGATTCGACACATGTTCTTGACTTATGAAAATAACCTTCAccttatttcaaaatacaaactGTTTCAACGGACTTGGTCGAGTTATCAGATAAGAGGAATGAttctaaatgattataaaatgccTTTTGATGAATTCAACATAAGCCATGTAGATATGAAATTGTACACACAAGCAGTTGAGTCGGCCATGGATAATAGTAAAAGTTATGAAAATGAACTGAAAACTCAGCGTAAAGAGGCCCTTCTTCAGGCCTACAGAACTATACCTGCTGAGCAGATGGATAAGCTACGACAGTTTGTTAAAACTGATTGTGTGATATATGGTTATGATGACAGGCCAGAGTTGCTTTTTAAAAGATCTGTTTCAGAGGAGCTGAGAAGCCATGATTACTTTAAATGGTTATAA